The genomic interval GGCCGGAGGCTACGGATGGGGGAGTTGGGGCTGGAAGGGGTGGAGCATGTCCTGGCCCGGCTGGACGAGGCCGTAGCTGCTCTCGGGTACCTCGTTCCAGGCGCCGGGCAGGTCGCCCAGGGGCTCGGAGACGACGAGGCGGGTCTCTTCCCCGACCTCTTGGAGGAACTCGGCGTCCGGGTGGAGCGCGCGCAGGGAGTCCACCCGGGTGCTGTAGAAGAGGGACCGCGACGAGCCCTCGCTGGAGTAGCGGAAAGCCCATAGGCGGTCGCCGTCGGCGAGGGCGACGGTCATCTGGACGGGGTGGGGGACGCCGTGTCTGCGGGCTGTCTCCTCGACCAGGCCGACCATGCGGGCCACGGCACCCGGCGGGTCCTCGGTGAGACCGAAGGTCAGGGACAGGTAGAACATCAGCTCGGAGTCGGTGGAACCCTCCATCTCGGGGTAGAGGGCCGGGTCGACGGCCAGGGCCAGGTCACGTCTGAGCTGATGGAACTCGTTGATCATGCCGTTGTGCATCCACAGCCAGCGGTCCCTTCGGAAGGGGTGGCAGTTGGTCTGCTGGACGGCTGTTCCGGTCGTCGCCCTGATGTGGGCGAAGAACTGCCCCGAACGGACGTGGTGAGCGACTTCCTGAAGGTTCCGGTTGTTCCAGGCGGGGCCCACGTCCCGTAGCACCGCCGGTGTGGTGAGCTCCTGCGCGTACCAACCGATGCCGAAGCCGTCGCCGTTGGTTGTCTCCACCCCCATGCGGGAGTGCAGGCTCTGGTCGATCAGATTGTGGCGGGGCTCGAACAGGACACGGCTGAGAAGGACGGGCGTACCTGAGTAGGCGATCCAGCGGCACATGTGTGCACTCACCTTCCTCGCGCGAAGGGCGGCGTCACTCCTGCCACCAGTATGGACCGCCCGGGCGAGGGGAGCAGGGCGTGGCGCCCCCGCCCGGGGTCGGGGTCAGCGCCCGTCGCCCGCGCTCGGGCCGTAGAGCGCTGCGATGTCCTTGGACGTGGCCCAACGGCTGTAGGTGGGGGACTGGGGCCAGCCTTCGGGGGAGTCCTGCCATTCCTCCTGGCGGCCGTAGGGGAGGAGGTCGATCAGGGCGAAGGTGTGGCTGAGCTGCTCGGTGCCGCGGCCGTTGGTGTGCCAGGTGCGGTAGACGGTGTCGCCGTCGCGCAGGAAGACGTTGACCGCGAAGCCGCCGTCGGGCGGGGCGCCGACGTCGGTCCCGAAGGGGCTGTTCGCGGTGGAGTACCACGGCATCCTGTTGCCGACCCGCTCCTTGTAGGCGAGCGCCTCCTCGATCGGGCCCTGGGTGACGATCACGAAGCGTGCGTCGTAGTTGTCCAGGAACTCAAGGCGGGTGTACTGCGAGGTGAAGCCGGTGCAGCCCGGGCACTGCCACTCCTGGCCGGCGAACCACATGTGGTGGTAGACGATCAGCTGGCTCTTGCCTTCGAAGACGTCCGCCAGGCGGACCGGGCCGTCCTCGCCCTCCAGGGTGTAGTCGGGCATCTCGACCATCGGCAGGCGACGGCGTTCGGCCGCGACGGCGTCGAGCTCGCGCGTCGCGGCCTTCTCCCGGGCTCGCAGTTCCTCGAGCCGGTGCTCCCACGTCGCGGCGTCGACGACGGGAGGCAGTGCGTGTGCGGTCATGGGTCCCTCACAGAGTGCGTAGGCGGCTTTCTCCTGTGCGAGGGCAGACCCCGTGGGGCTTCGGAATTCATCGGTGGGGGAGGGGGAGAGGTGAGGGGAGGGCCGCTGGGCCGCTGAGAGCGTGGCCCTTCCCCCGGGGTCTCCCTGCTCCCCCCGGCCCCCGCTACTTGCTCACGGCGAAGCGCATCAGGGCCAGTTCGTCGCCCTGCTTGATCTTTCCGGTGGTGTTGATGACTTCGAGCTTCCAGGTGGTGCCGACCCGGACCGCCTTGGCGACCGCGCAGCCGTTGTCCGTGGTGAGCATGCTCGGCCAGATGTCGGCGACCTGCTGCGAGCTGCCGCCGGTGGCGTCGTAGACCTTGAAGCTGATGTTGCGGGCCTTCTGGAAGGAGCTGCCCTTCTTGTAGGCGGCGGCGACGAACACGATCGAGGTGATGTGCGGCGGGAGTTTCGCGAACTCGACGGTGACCGTCTCGTCGTCGCCGTCCCCGTGGCCGGTCTGGTTGTCGCCGCTGTGGAGCAGGGAGCCGTTGCCTATGGGGTCGAGCGAGTCGAGGCCCGCCAGGCGCACCGGGTCGCCGTCGTGCATGGCGATGGCGATCAGGTCGAGGTCCGTGCCGGTCTTGCGGCGGAACTTGCCGATCACCCCGCCGCTGGCACCCGCGGTGGGGTCCCAGGAGACCCCTATGGACAGATGGGTCACGCCGTCCAGGTCGGCGGGGCCGTCTTCCTTCGTAAGCGTAATCATGGGGACATAGTGCACGGGCTTTCACGTCGTCCGGCACCGCGGGCCCGTGCAAAACCCGTGGCCGGGTGGGTCGGGGCCTCGTCATCATGGGGTGATGCCGCAGCTGACCGTGCCCGACGTCCGGTTCCACGCCTCCTACCTCGACGCCGTAAGGGAGTTCACCGAAGCGGGCCAGGACCCGGCCGTGCTGGAGAGCGGGTGGCTCGGACCGCACGCGGAGGTGTTGCGGGAGCCCGCGGGGTTCGCGGCCTTCGTGGAGATGCTGCGCGCGGAGACGCGGCGGCCGCGCCGGCCGGACTGGGTGCCGATGACGAACCTCTGGTACGTCGAGGACGACACCTTCCTCGGCAGGCTCTCGATACGGCACCGGCTCACCCCGCACCTGCTGGAACTCGGCGGCCACATCGGGTACGTGGTCCGCCCCGGCGCCCGGCGCCAGGGACACGCCAAGGCCATGCTCGCGGCCGCCATGCCCGTCTGCCGTCAACTCGGCGTCGACCGGGCCCTGGTGACCTGTGACGCCACCAACACGGCGTCTCGTAAGGTGATCGAGGCCAATGGCGGAGAATTCGAGGACCGGCGCGGTGCAAAGCTGCGGTACTGGATCCGTACGGGGAACTGAGGCGTCTACGTCGTTATGGACCTGGAGAAGCAGCCCGCGCCGCAGTCGCCCCCGCCCGAGGGATGTCTGACCGTCGCGATTCGCATCCCCGTACGCATCGTGGTGCTCGTGCTGGTCGTGCCCGTGCGGCTCGTGTGGGACGCGCTCGTGGTGGTGGGGCGCTTCCTGCGGGACAGCGTGCTGCGGCCGCTGTGGCGGGCACTGGTCGTCTGGCCCTGCGTGGCCCTGTGGCGCTACCTGGTCGTGCCGTTCGCCAAGGCGGTCGGATGGCTCGGCAAGGTGCTTCTCGTGATCCCCCTGGTGTGGCTGTACCGGTATGTGCTGACGCCGGTCGGGCACGGCATCGCCTGGACCGTGCGGGGAGTGGGTGCCGGGCTGGCATGGGTGTACGCGCGCGTGCTCACTCCGGTCGGGCACGGCGTCGTGTGGCTCCTCAAGGGCCTCGGTGCCGGGCTCGTCTGGATCTTCACAGTGATCGGGCACGGCATCGCGGCCGTCGTGCGGGGGATCACGTGGGTCCTGCGGGGCATCGTGGCCGGGCTGACGTGGGTGTACGCGCGCATGTTCACGCCGGTCGGGCACGGGATCGTATGGCTCCTCAAGGGCTTCGGAGCCGTGCTCGCCTGGATCTTCACGCCGGTCGGGCGCGCGATCGTCTGGTGCGCCAGGGGGCTCGCGTGGCTGGCGAGTGCCGTCGTCACCGGTATCGGTGTCGGCCTGTACTGGATCGCCCGGATCCTGCTCGTGCTGCCCGCCGTCGCCCTGTGGCGCTGGATCCTCGCGCCCGTGGGAAGAGCCCTCGCCGTCGTCGGCCGGGAGGTGTGGGACGCGCTCGGGCACGCCTGGCGGATCGCCGGGCACATCTCCCTCGCCGTCGGCCGGTTCCTCGGGACCCTCTTCCGGTGGGTCTTCGTCGAGCCGGTGCGCTGGGTGTACCGCGAGATCCTGACCCCCGTCGGACACGTGATCCGGGACACGGTGCTGCGTCCCGTCGCCGAGGCCGCGCGCAGTGTGGGCCGCATCACCCGGGCCACGCTCGCCTCCGCCCGGGAGTCCGTACGGCAGGCCCGGGCCGACGTCCGGCGGATGCTCTTCGGCGCGGACGCGGACACCCGTGAGCGTGAGCTGGTGGCCCGGCGGGAACCGACGGCCGCCGACACACGTACTCTTGGTAGCAGTACGACCGCACTCACGAAGGACTGAGCGACACTGGGCAAGCGACAGCCCGAAGGCCCGCCGCCCGCACCGGCGGTGCAGCGCATCCGACTGCGCTACACCAAGCGCGGCCGCCTCCGGTTCACCAGCCACCGTGACTTCCAGCGCGCCTTCGAGCGTGCGCTGCGCCGTGCCGAGGTGCCCATGGCGTACTCGGCGGGGTTCACGCCGCATCCGAAGGTGTCGTACGCCAATGCCGCACCCACCGGCACGGGCAGTGAGGCGGAGTACCTGGAGATCGCGCTCACGCAGGCGCGCGACCCGGAGAAGCTGCGGCTCCTCCTCGACGAGTCGCTGCCCGCCGGACTCGACGTCGTCGACGCGGTCGAGGCCCGCACCTCGGGACTCGCCGACCGGCTCACCGCTTCCGTGTGGGAGCTCAGGCTGGACGGCGTGGACCCGGCCGAGGCCGGGCGCGCGGTCGCCGCGTTCAACTCCGCCGAGGCGGTCGAGGTCCAGCGCACCACCAAGAACGGCCTGAGGACCTTCGACGCCCGCCCCGCGGTCGTACAACTTGAAACGCACAGTGAACCTGCTGATAGGCCGACCGACCAGCCCTGTGCGATACTGCGGCTGGTTGTTCGGCACGTGACGCCTGCCGTTCGACCCGACGACGTCCTGTCCGGTCTCCGCGCCGTGGCCGACCTGGCGCCGCCGGTCCCCGCAGCGGTGACCAGGCTGGCGCAGGGGCTGCTCGATGAAGAGACCGGCACGGTGACCGACCCGCTCGCGCCCGACCGCGAGGCAGTCGAGGCCCACTCAACGGCCGAAGCGACTGCCACCGCGAAGGCGCCGGCGTAAGGAAGGTCCCGCGAAGGACGGGCGTCGTAGCGCAGCCCTCGTACTCGGGAGCCACCTGGGTCGGGCGGCGCACCGACCACAAGACTTTCGCCAGGCCGTACCCAACAAGGGCGTACGGAACCGGCGAGACAGGACACAGAGAGCTCCCGTGCGGCGCCCGCGCCCCGGACGGCGGCACCGCGCATCGCGCGAGCCGCGGACGTCACCGGCATCTTCGCCGGACCAGGCGCGGCGCCCGGGAGCCTGACGGGAGACAAGCCCGCATGCTCGAACCGACCGAACCCATCGAGGGTTCCGAACAGAACACCCCGAGCGACACCCTGCCGCCGCGTCGTCGGCGCCGTGCCGCGTCCAGGCCGGCGGGACCGCCGGTCGCCGCCCCGGGCGGCGAGGAGGTCGTCGCTCCGGCCATACCGGTCGCGGAGGCCGAGGACCTCGTCACCGACGAGGAGGAGAAGCTCGACGAGAACGTCGAGAACACCCAGAGCCCCCAGGCGGAGGAGCCGGCCGAGGCCGCCGCGCCCGCCGGGCGTCCGCGTCGGCGTGCGACGCGCCGGGCGTCCGCCCCGGCCGGGGCGCCTGCGGCGGCTGAGGCCGCCGAGACCGTGGTGCCTGCGGTGGCCGCCGAGGCGCCCGCCGAGACCGCGGCCGCGGACAGCGCGCCCGCCGTCGAGGACGCGGCTCCGCCCGCCGGGCGTACCCGTCGGCGCGCGACCCGTCGGGTGTCCGCGCCCGCCGGTGAGGCCGCAGTCGGTGAGGCCGCCGAGACCGTGGTGACCGCCGAGACGCCTGCCGCGGCCGAGAGTGCCGAGGAGGCACCCGCTGCCGAGACCGCCGCGCCCGCCGGGCGTACGCGCCGCCGCGCCTCGCGCCGCGCCGCCGCACCCGCCGGTGCTCCGGAGGCCGCTGAGTCCGTGGCCGCGGCGCCTGCCGCCGTCGAGGTCGCCGAGACGGTCGAGCCGGCGGTCGCGGAAGCGCCCGCCGAGACCGTCGATGCCGAGGACGCGAGCCCGCGTCGTACCCGCCGCCGTGCCACGCGTCGCGTCTCCGCGCCTGCCGGTGCCCCCGAGGGCGAGGCCGTCGAGGCCGCGCCGTCCGAGCCGGTTGCCGAGGTCCCCGCCGTGCAGGAACCCACCGCTGAGGCCCCCGTCGAGGAGGCCGCCCCGCGTCGTGGCCGTCGCCGGTCCGTCCGTCAGGCCGCCACCGGGTTCTCCGAGCCCGCCCGGCGCGGTGCCGCGGCCGTCGCCGATGCCGAGGAGGAGGACGGGTCGCCGCGTCGGCCCGCGCGGCCCGCGGTCGCCGTGTTCCAGGCGCCCGTCTTCACCGAGCCGCAGTTCCAGACCCCGCAGCGGGCCGCCGCCGAGGCCGCCGCGGAGGCGGAGGCCGGGCAGAGCGAGCCGGACGAGGCCGTCGAGTCCGCCGAGCCGGTCGAGGAGGTCGCCGAGGAGCAGACCGGGTCGCGGCGCCGCCGCAGGCGCCGGGGTGCCGGTGACGAGCCCGAGGTGCGGGAGACCGCCGCCGAGACCGTCGTGGAGGAAGAGGAGACGGACGAGGCCGCCGAGGACTCCGCCGACGGGGACGACAGCGAGGAGTCCGGGTCGCGGCGTCGCCGTCGGCGCGGTGGCCGTCGCCGTCGTCGCGGCGAGTCCCCCGAGGCCTCCGGTGACGAGGACGCGGAGGACTCCGACGAAGCCGCCGAGGACACGGGGCGGTCCGCGCAGGACGAGGACGACACCGAGCACGACGACGAGGACGACGAGGACGCCCGTTCGGACGAGTCCGGCGGCTCCAGTTCCAGCAGCCGTCGCCGCCGTCGCCGCAGGCGTCGGGCCGGTGACTCCTCCGTCGACGCCGAGCCCGGTGACGGCGACCCGGAGCGGACCGTCGTCAAGGTGCGCGAGCCGCGCGCGAAGGCCGAGCCGTCCGACGAGGTGCAGTCCATCAAGGGCTCGACCCGTCTGGAGGCCAAGAAGCAGCGCCGTCGTGAGGGCCGTGAGCAGGGGCGTCGCCGCGTCCCGATCATCACCGAGGCCGAGTTCCTGGCCCGCCGTGAGGCCGTCGAGCGCGTGATGGTCGTCCGGCAGAGCGGTGAGCGCACCCAGATCGGCGTCCTCGAGGACGGTGTGCTCGTCGAGCACTACGTCAACAAGGAGCAGGCCACCTCGTACGTCGGCAACGTCTACCTGGGCAAGGTCCAGAACGTACTGCCGTCGATGGAGGCCGCCTTCATCGACATCGGCAAGGGCCGCAACGCGGTGCTGTACGCCGGTGAGGTCAACTTCGAGGCGCTGGGCATGGCCAACGGGCCGCGCCGCATCGAGTCCGCGCTCAAGTCCGGCCAGCCCGTGCTCGTCCAGGTGACGAAGGACCCGATCGGGCACAAGGGCGCGCGTCTGACCAGCCAGGTCTCCCTCCCGGGCCGCTACCTCGTGTACGTCCCCGAGGGCTCCATGACCGGCATCAGCCGCAAGCTGCCCGACACCGAGCGCGCGCGTCTGAAGACCATCCTCAAGAAGATCGTCCCCGAGGACGCGGGCGTCATCGTGCGCACCGCCGCCGAGGGCGCGAGCGAGGACGAGCTGCGCCGCGACGTCGAGCGGCTGCAGGGTCAGTGGGAGGACATCCAGAAGAAGGCCAAGAGCGGCAACGCCCCGACGCTGCTCTACGGCGAGCCGGACATGACCGTCCGGGTCGTCCGCGACATCTTCAACGAGGACTTCTCCAAGGTCGTCGTCAGCGGTGACGAGGGCTGGGAGACCATCCACGGATACGTCTCGCACGTCGCGCCCGACCTGGCCGACCGGCTCCAGAGGTGGACCTCCGAGGTCGACGTCTTCGCCACGTACCGGATCGACGAGCAGCTCGCCAAGGCTCTGGACCGCAAGGTCTGGCTGCCCAGTGGCGGTTCGCTGGTGATCGACCGGACCGAGGCGATGGTCGTCGTCGACGTCAACACCGGCAAGTTCACCGGCCAGGGCGGCAACCTGGAGGAGACGGTCACCAGGAACAACCTGGAGGCGGCCGAGGAGATCGTGCGTCAGCTCAGGCTGCGCGACCTCGGCGGCATCATCGTCATCGACTTCATCGACATGGTCCTGGAGTCCAACCGGGACCTGGTGCTCAGGCGTCTGCTGGAGTGCCTTGGCCGGGACCGGACCAAGCACCAGGTCGCCGAGGTCACCTCGCTGGGCCTGGTCCAGATGACCCGCAAGCGGGTCGGCCAGGGCCTGCTGGAGTCCTTCTCGGAGACCTGCGTCCACTGCAACGGCCGCGGTGTCATCGTGCACATGGAGACGCCGACCTCCGCCGGTGGCGGCGGCAAGCGCAAGAAGCGCGGGCGCGGCGGCGACGGGCACGAGCACACCCACGAGGCCGCGGCCGTCGTGGAGGCGCCGGAGGACATCGAGGTCGAGACCGAGGCGGAGCTCGCCGCCGAGGTGGCCGAGCCGATCGCCCTCACGCCCACCGAGTTCGCCCCCGACGAGGAGCTGTACAGCAGCGTCGCCGAGGCGGAGGCCGCGGCCACGCGCGGGCGTGGCCGTCGCAGGGCGAGCCGCCGGGCGTCCGCGCCGGCCGGTGCCCCGCGGGGCGGAGGGTCGCGCAGGTCGGGTGGTGCCGAGGCGCCGGCCGACCAGGAGAGCCCGGTCTCCGAGGACG from Streptomyces sp. CC0208 carries:
- a CDS encoding TIGR03936 family radical SAM-associated protein, coding for MQRIRLRYTKRGRLRFTSHRDFQRAFERALRRAEVPMAYSAGFTPHPKVSYANAAPTGTGSEAEYLEIALTQARDPEKLRLLLDESLPAGLDVVDAVEARTSGLADRLTASVWELRLDGVDPAEAGRAVAAFNSAEAVEVQRTTKNGLRTFDARPAVVQLETHSEPADRPTDQPCAILRLVVRHVTPAVRPDDVLSGLRAVADLAPPVPAAVTRLAQGLLDEETGTVTDPLAPDREAVEAHSTAEATATAKAPA
- a CDS encoding DUF899 family protein, with the protein product MTAHALPPVVDAATWEHRLEELRAREKAATRELDAVAAERRRLPMVEMPDYTLEGEDGPVRLADVFEGKSQLIVYHHMWFAGQEWQCPGCTGFTSQYTRLEFLDNYDARFVIVTQGPIEEALAYKERVGNRMPWYSTANSPFGTDVGAPPDGGFAVNVFLRDGDTVYRTWHTNGRGTEQLSHTFALIDLLPYGRQEEWQDSPEGWPQSPTYSRWATSKDIAALYGPSAGDGR
- a CDS encoding TerD family protein; its protein translation is MITLTKEDGPADLDGVTHLSIGVSWDPTAGASGGVIGKFRRKTGTDLDLIAIAMHDGDPVRLAGLDSLDPIGNGSLLHSGDNQTGHGDGDDETVTVEFAKLPPHITSIVFVAAAYKKGSSFQKARNISFKVYDATGGSSQQVADIWPSMLTTDNGCAVAKAVRVGTTWKLEVINTTGKIKQGDELALMRFAVSK
- a CDS encoding GNAT family N-acetyltransferase, whose protein sequence is MPQLTVPDVRFHASYLDAVREFTEAGQDPAVLESGWLGPHAEVLREPAGFAAFVEMLRAETRRPRRPDWVPMTNLWYVEDDTFLGRLSIRHRLTPHLLELGGHIGYVVRPGARRQGHAKAMLAAAMPVCRQLGVDRALVTCDATNTASRKVIEANGGEFEDRRGAKLRYWIRTGN
- a CDS encoding Rne/Rng family ribonuclease, translated to MLEPTEPIEGSEQNTPSDTLPPRRRRRAASRPAGPPVAAPGGEEVVAPAIPVAEAEDLVTDEEEKLDENVENTQSPQAEEPAEAAAPAGRPRRRATRRASAPAGAPAAAEAAETVVPAVAAEAPAETAAADSAPAVEDAAPPAGRTRRRATRRVSAPAGEAAVGEAAETVVTAETPAAAESAEEAPAAETAAPAGRTRRRASRRAAAPAGAPEAAESVAAAPAAVEVAETVEPAVAEAPAETVDAEDASPRRTRRRATRRVSAPAGAPEGEAVEAAPSEPVAEVPAVQEPTAEAPVEEAAPRRGRRRSVRQAATGFSEPARRGAAAVADAEEEDGSPRRPARPAVAVFQAPVFTEPQFQTPQRAAAEAAAEAEAGQSEPDEAVESAEPVEEVAEEQTGSRRRRRRRGAGDEPEVRETAAETVVEEEETDEAAEDSADGDDSEESGSRRRRRRGGRRRRRGESPEASGDEDAEDSDEAAEDTGRSAQDEDDTEHDDEDDEDARSDESGGSSSSSRRRRRRRRRAGDSSVDAEPGDGDPERTVVKVREPRAKAEPSDEVQSIKGSTRLEAKKQRRREGREQGRRRVPIITEAEFLARREAVERVMVVRQSGERTQIGVLEDGVLVEHYVNKEQATSYVGNVYLGKVQNVLPSMEAAFIDIGKGRNAVLYAGEVNFEALGMANGPRRIESALKSGQPVLVQVTKDPIGHKGARLTSQVSLPGRYLVYVPEGSMTGISRKLPDTERARLKTILKKIVPEDAGVIVRTAAEGASEDELRRDVERLQGQWEDIQKKAKSGNAPTLLYGEPDMTVRVVRDIFNEDFSKVVVSGDEGWETIHGYVSHVAPDLADRLQRWTSEVDVFATYRIDEQLAKALDRKVWLPSGGSLVIDRTEAMVVVDVNTGKFTGQGGNLEETVTRNNLEAAEEIVRQLRLRDLGGIIVIDFIDMVLESNRDLVLRRLLECLGRDRTKHQVAEVTSLGLVQMTRKRVGQGLLESFSETCVHCNGRGVIVHMETPTSAGGGGKRKKRGRGGDGHEHTHEAAAVVEAPEDIEVETEAELAAEVAEPIALTPTEFAPDEELYSSVAEAEAAATRGRGRRRASRRASAPAGAPRGGGSRRSGGAEAPADQESPVSEDVEVPTAQAVPAEAEIARPVQPETAAEAQAEPVAAEDPVVEAAPVSEPAADEAAPKGRTRRRATRRASAPAGSPAGAEAAVVTVAEAAPVVEAQAEEVPVAVSAEPEVVAESAAPARPRRRAVRKATAPTASEETAVVVEAQAEEVPVAVSAEPEVVAESAAPARPRRRAVRKATAPTASEETAVVVVPSVETPVDVEEPAEEAAPAKKTARKTAKKATAKKAATKKTAAKKTVAKKTAAKKTTAKKAAAKKTVAAEQQSPGSVSTQADEA
- a CDS encoding class II glutamine amidotransferase, which gives rise to MCRWIAYSGTPVLLSRVLFEPRHNLIDQSLHSRMGVETTNGDGFGIGWYAQELTTPAVLRDVGPAWNNRNLQEVAHHVRSGQFFAHIRATTGTAVQQTNCHPFRRDRWLWMHNGMINEFHQLRRDLALAVDPALYPEMEGSTDSELMFYLSLTFGLTEDPPGAVARMVGLVEETARRHGVPHPVQMTVALADGDRLWAFRYSSEGSSRSLFYSTRVDSLRALHPDAEFLQEVGEETRLVVSEPLGDLPGAWNEVPESSYGLVQPGQDMLHPFQPQLPHP